The DNA region ttttcagttaaaaccaaaccaattatgatcgggtttttttcGTCAACACccaaccaagtcaaaccaaaccactagtcggttttttttctcggtttgaatCGAATTACCAGTTTAGTGAGATTTGTCGGTTTTCTTTGTACACTCCTAATTTGAGCCATTTTTGTCTTGGCCACCTTGACCTTTTGGTCCAGCCACTATGACAACAGGAGTCTTGATCTTGAACCTTTCATGTCTCATCTCATCTCCAACACTCAAACTTCTCTTTATGGTAGTTTGAGTtttcaacttcttcttctttcttataGCAACCTTCAATTTCTTTAACACCTCCACAGGTTCTTCATAATTCATTTTCTTAAACAATTCACTTCTTTTCATATAGATTTCCCTCAGAGATTCCAAGAGTTCCACCAGCCACGGATCAAGCTGCCGATCTTCGTTCTTATTATTGTGGTCATGGTCAAAATCATTTCCAGTACTATTACTCGCGCTTGCCTCTGATGGCATATTTCTTGTTTCTTTGGTATCATACAAGTCACCTGTGGACATATTTTCTCTTGTTGTTTTTGTTTCAGCtagctaattttttttatttcaaggGGAGCAGAATTAACGGTGCATATATGATGATTGTTAAATGAAGCTTTGGCCTTGTTTTAATTTGGGTAATCTTGTTTGGTtgttcttatacatatataggggaTTGAAAGAAGATTTCTTCTTCCCAAACGTGTGGTTTAACTTGACAAGCAAATGAACTGTGAAAACTAAGTCAAATTTGACCGAGTCAGAAAAGACTACAACAAGACATCTAGAtagtttttttattttgttaaagaGGGTCTTTGGTTTGATACTTGCATTCCAAACATTGAATTTTCAGAATCAAGTCTGTTACCGTCAAGGTTGTTGTGATGAGATGCATAGAATCCTCCACCCTTAAGCCCAGGAATGAATAAAATTTGGGTAAGGAGGCCTTATGCAGTCCtgatgaggaaaaaaaaaaaaagttagtctAAAGATCTTTTATTGGAGTCTGCAACTTAAATGACTGAAAAAGTAGCTGTGGGACCAAAATaactcaataaaaaaaaagttactaaagtaaactttgcgcactaaattagtgcgcaatagaatCAAACTGCAAATTTTCAGTTAAGTCCTATTatgcactaatttagtgcgcaataggggttgtattttttatttttattttcaattttaaagTTTTGAAATTTCACGTTTTTTTCCATAATTTgatcaaagattagtcatgtttcaaaacgccGGAATACTAATATTTTATATGAACCTTATATctttttctgcgaacaataatgtaggctcaatacatcaagtatacacaaacatttggatcgtcgttttacgGGTTGTAAAGTGTCTCGAAGTAAATTTTATTTGTTTGAAAatttgttatctttaggtttaagtgcgCAATAGGAAAATTTTATTTGTTTGAAAATTtattatctttaggtttaagtgcgcaataggacttaactgAAAATTTGTAGTTTGGTCCTCAAAGGTTactttggtattttttttttattgggttaTTTTGGTCCCTACAGCCACTTTTTGAGTCATTTAAATTGCGGACTCTCTTTTATTGTATCCTTTCTAAGTTGTTGTTGGTTCTTCGTTTTCATTAAAGCAAATTGTCCCTAAAAAGAAATTTTAGTTCCTATAACTCATTTGTGTTGTTCCTGTATACAAGTTAAACTCTTAGCAATGTGCCCTTGCCTACAGTGCCAGCCAACCCCACCTCCTCATAGGACTGGGCATAAATACCAAAAAtcaaaatcgaaccgaaccgaaccgaatcgaactgaactagtttggttcggtgtttggtgtccatcgtcaaaaaaccgaaaccgaaatagccgaaccgaagtttgataaaaccgaaccgaaaaaccgaatgagcaccgaaatttaatacattacccaaaaaaattaaaatagtccagacccattaagtttaaagcaaaaaaaaactcaattgtaataagtcctcttttgcatttgtatccctaattttccacttcaattgaaaaaaatcaaatatccttaacaaagaaaggtaactaggatgtctctttaggattaatgtatgtcctttatgtgttttcttaattattcttatggtatatatataacacctagtaatcctatgtcattattatggttttctgttcttgtgtatcctgtttgtttgattttgatttcaatttatcagttttatgttttattgcttttgagaatatgaattagtatcaatggaatcgcttctaatattatattaaaaaaactgaattgaaaaaaccgaattgaaaaaaccgaaaccgaaccaaactttaaaaaaccgaaaccgaaagaactgaaccgaactagtttggttcggtgtttggtgtccaccttcaaaaaaccgaacccaaaatagccaaaccgaagtttgataaaaccgaaccgaaaaaccgaacgcccaccccgaTCCTCATAGCTAAAAAGAAAGCGTAAAAAGACCTTAGGCAAAGAGGAACTGAACTTTAGAAGGAAAGCAGAAGAATGAAAACTCTATATTATAGCCACCTGCCAATAATTTCATTTATTTCTGACAAGTCACACCTAGTATACAACAACAGCTTCAAAAACCAAAGGTATATTGCTGAGGTTTCTCTGTGACCCCTAACTTGAGTAGATTGGGATTAAGAAAATGACATACAAACTATAGAACAATATATAACCTATGTAAACTCATCTCATAACATTTGAGGTACGTGGAGATTCTTAACCAAGAACTGTAGTGTAAACAATATCAATTACTATACATATTTGGTCTGATACGAGGATCATAACGTGAGACGGCCAATGAGGGAGGTATACCTGTCTCATTAGTAGAAAAGTTTCTCGAGCATACTTCACCTGAGGGTAGTTTTGGCACCACCTCCGGGCACAAGGTTGAGAAGGAAAATGAGGGAGGTAGACCTGTCTCATTCAGAGTGAAATTTCTCGAGAATACTTCACCTGAGGGTAATTTTGGCACCATATCTGGGCGCATGGCATACGTCGGGTACGTAAATTTACTAGAGAAGGGATGACGTGAACTCGAGTTAGGATTAAACCTCATTGATGATGGTAGGCCCGCATCTAAGTGGGTGTCAGAGTTATGCCTGTATGCAGGAGCTGAAGAAGATGCCTCCGAGAAAGGTCTTGGGGATGGAGAAGTAAACCTATTAAGTGTAACATAATTTGATCGACACTCCACGTGAGGACTTGCCGAGATTTCATACATGGAAGGTTCAGGAGAATAGTTTGCGGAACTGAATCTCGGGGGCAATACCGGGTACTCCATGGACTTGATAGAAGATCCAGATATTAGTGGTGGTGAGCTGTTGATTTGTTTATTCAGTGAAAGTTTAGCTTGTTCAAGTTCCCCGAGGACAGAGCCTACACCATTCGGAGTGTTGTGAGACACCAAGGCAAGTTCGTATCCTGTTTGAAGAGCTTGTCCGGCCTGCAAACTGCTACCTCCAGAACACAAGGTAGTATGTACTCGGGGATGCATGGGAGAAGGAGTCGCAGGAAAAGACTGATGGTGACTATAAGATCTATGGCCGTGATTTTCTAAACAATTCCCATTAGACATCGAGCGTGTAAACTCTAATGCTGGGGAATCTGATTCACCAGTTCTGCTGCTTTTTATATCTTTCAAGCAGCGCATATTGACATGTGGGGCCGATGGAGAACTGTTTATAGTTCCATTTTCCTCAGTAGAGGGAATATCTGCTGCTCCATACTTGTTTGCATGATTTTGAGAACTGCTTTTTCCAGCTAAGCGTGGTTGCTGAGATGCCTTCAAGTCATCTCTTTCTTCAGTCACATCCGAGTAATTTCCAGGGTCACATGAATCCTGTGTGGTTCAGAAAAAAGACAAATGGAATGAGATTAGTTGTGACACACcttcacatacatatacattatcTTCACCAGAAAATGATATATGCAGAAGGTCAATACCAAACTAAAGTAACACTAACATATCAAGAACACAAATAGCGTCAAATAGCAATTTGAGAGCATATCAACAATAAAGTTGATTAATTGAAATTACTAAGAAGACCATGGACAAGTCACTAAGCATAAGGAGCTAAAGAAGACATCAAAAGTCATTATGTATTAACTGACATAATAACCAGCAT from Lycium barbarum isolate Lr01 chromosome 10, ASM1917538v2, whole genome shotgun sequence includes:
- the LOC132615267 gene encoding uncharacterized protein LOC132615267 → MSTGDLYDTKETRNMPSEASASNSTGNDFDHDHNNKNEDRQLDPWLVELLESLREIYMKRSELFKKMNYEEPVEVLKKLKVAIRKKKKLKTQTTIKRSLSVGDEMRHERFKIKTPVVIVAGPKGQGGQDKNGSN
- the LOC132614039 gene encoding uncharacterized protein LOC132614039, with protein sequence MTSSGKVDQDQSKINGIEDSKTTIEFLRGRLLAERSASRTARQRADELAQRVSELEEQLKVASLQRKKAEKATAAVLSILENHAIDDLSEEFSSGSDRETILSDSKDAENKTEGGEISSSSEIASSPSTARSLSWKSGKGSSHSLDRRKYTDSNRRRRSNFASTGISSSKRAGKSCRQIRRRDTRSASDELQNSSAECASEALPSSANNKPHSLTDGAGNSETNDQVDVSASGVSGNERQADKNDEDMQRVSHQQAQLIGQYEAEEKAQREWEEKYRESNSHTPDSCDPGNYSDVTEERDDLKASQQPRLAGKSSSQNHANKYGAADIPSTEENGTINSSPSAPHVNMRCLKDIKSSRTGESDSPALEFTRSMSNGNCLENHGHRSYSHHQSFPATPSPMHPRVHTTLCSGGSSLQAGQALQTGYELALVSHNTPNGVGSVLGELEQAKLSLNKQINSSPPLISGSSIKSMEYPVLPPRFSSANYSPEPSMYEISASPHVECRSNYVTLNRFTSPSPRPFSEASSSAPAYRHNSDTHLDAGLPSSMRFNPNSSSRHPFSSKFTYPTYAMRPDMVPKLPSGEVFSRNFTLNETGLPPSFSFSTLCPEVVPKLPSGEVCSRNFSTNETGIPPSLAVSRYDPRIRPNMYSN